In a genomic window of Alphaproteobacteria bacterium:
- a CDS encoding restriction endonuclease, translated as MNQGEVITGTSTWVSWWIEQRKHKLREQLSDTMSVNPFILPILFDLHDIDNFEELTGFIVGSHLMVGHNTGFGKLIDEKILPKVFGTQKLDKDYRKNNPPFVDSCFNEIDHVIRRKDGSTDLLSLKAGKWTIQLSMAQQLNHAFNEILKKYGNKFNEISVGVFYGTKETLTDKYDILRGINRGAKHNVIDLTDRVSVYAGREFWTWLNEGEKQTQDWILRGIIDGVSKSNTRKEGGALLEKYSKHISQKYQHFLNSDGTFDWKSLLESING; from the coding sequence ATGAATCAGGGCGAGGTCATTACAGGCACATCAACTTGGGTGTCCTGGTGGATAGAACAAAGGAAACATAAACTGCGAGAACAACTATCGGACACAATGTCCGTGAATCCGTTCATACTTCCGATCTTGTTCGATCTACACGATATCGACAACTTTGAAGAATTAACCGGCTTTATCGTCGGCAGCCATCTAATGGTCGGCCATAACACGGGGTTCGGAAAACTGATTGACGAAAAAATCCTGCCTAAGGTTTTTGGCACACAAAAACTGGATAAGGACTATAGAAAAAATAATCCCCCCTTTGTAGACTCCTGCTTTAACGAAATAGACCATGTAATTAGGCGTAAAGACGGATCAACGGACCTCTTGTCCCTTAAGGCAGGTAAGTGGACAATTCAGCTGTCGATGGCACAACAGCTTAATCACGCTTTCAATGAAATTTTAAAGAAATACGGAAATAAATTTAATGAAATATCTGTAGGGGTATTTTATGGAACAAAGGAAACGTTGACCGACAAGTATGACATTTTGCGGGGCATCAACAGGGGCGCAAAACACAACGTTATTGATTTGACCGACAGAGTTTCCGTATACGCGGGCAGGGAGTTTTGGACATGGCTGAACGAAGGCGAAAAGCAAACACAAGACTGGATTTTAAGAGGAATAATTGACGGTGTAAGCAAAAGCAACACCAGAAAGGAGGGTGGTGCGCTATTAGAAAAATATAGCAAACATATTTCTCAAAAATATCAACACTTCCTAAACAGCGATGGCACTTTTGATTGGAAATCGCTTCTGGAATCGATAAACGGATAA
- a CDS encoding DNA cytosine methyltransferase, whose translation MKENLYSVSLFSGAMGLDIGLEQAGITTLICNDVDADAVATIRHNKPEIPVLDKSISNVSCEEIKALIAGGSPDIVVGGPPCQSFSVFGNRKGIQDLRGQMVFEFFRVVDELRPKAFIMENVRGLLSIPFVNKKDFDPETMSPDLLRPGSLIRFLLGKFNGIGYRVDCFVVNSVNYGAPQIRERVFLIGNVYGIEAKFPQPMFSNRPQDGLPPFRTLGDAIGKGFADPYPEVMDFSPRKLSYLSMVPPGGNWRSLPLDVQKESMGKSWYLKGGRSAYWRKLSFDFPSPTVVTMPNHAGTSMCHPKELRAISVGEAAAIQEFPACWAFQGSTGSKFKQIGNAVPIRLGRMAGETVIDILERAKNGEMGDEITSKVTHIRPHVRTRAFFRNGESFAGSTCYYQSQKAQMSLFDEEGKGESSRA comes from the coding sequence ATGAAAGAAAATCTTTATTCGGTGTCTTTATTCAGCGGAGCCATGGGCTTGGATATCGGCCTTGAGCAAGCGGGAATAACAACCCTGATTTGCAATGACGTAGATGCCGATGCGGTTGCTACAATACGTCATAATAAGCCCGAGATTCCTGTTCTGGACAAATCAATTTCGAATGTTTCGTGTGAAGAGATTAAGGCGCTTATTGCCGGAGGATCTCCCGACATTGTGGTCGGTGGCCCGCCCTGCCAATCTTTCAGTGTTTTTGGCAACCGGAAAGGCATACAGGATTTACGCGGCCAGATGGTCTTCGAATTTTTCAGGGTCGTCGATGAATTGCGTCCCAAGGCTTTCATCATGGAAAATGTCCGGGGTCTTTTGTCTATTCCGTTTGTCAACAAGAAAGACTTCGATCCCGAAACTATGTCGCCTGATTTATTGCGGCCCGGATCGCTGATACGTTTTTTGCTCGGAAAGTTTAATGGCATAGGGTACAGGGTTGATTGCTTTGTCGTTAATTCTGTTAATTACGGTGCGCCGCAAATCAGGGAGCGGGTTTTTCTGATTGGGAATGTTTACGGGATTGAGGCCAAATTTCCCCAGCCGATGTTCAGCAATCGTCCACAGGACGGTCTGCCGCCATTCCGTACACTCGGAGATGCTATCGGGAAAGGTTTTGCCGATCCTTACCCCGAGGTTATGGATTTCAGCCCAAGAAAGCTGAGTTATCTTTCCATGGTTCCGCCCGGAGGGAACTGGCGCTCCCTTCCGTTGGACGTTCAAAAAGAGTCCATGGGAAAAAGCTGGTACTTGAAAGGCGGGAGAAGCGCCTATTGGAGGAAGCTGTCTTTCGACTTTCCTTCACCTACAGTTGTCACCATGCCTAATCATGCGGGGACCAGTATGTGTCATCCTAAAGAGTTGAGGGCGATCTCCGTCGGTGAGGCTGCCGCTATACAGGAGTTTCCGGCCTGCTGGGCGTTTCAGGGCTCTACGGGCAGTAAATTTAAGCAGATAGGGAATGCCGTTCCCATCCGTTTGGGGCGCATGGCCGGAGAAACGGTCATAGATATTCTGGAGAGAGCAAAAAATGGGGAAATGGGGGATGAAATCACCAGCAAGGTCACGCATATACGGCCCCATGTCAGGACAAGAGCGTTTTTTAGGAACGGCGAATCCTTTGCGGGCAGCACGTGTTACTACCAATCACAAAAGGCCCAAATGAGTTTGTTCGATGAGGAGGGGAAGGGCGAAAGCTCTAGGGCGTGA
- a CDS encoding DMT family transporter, with product MFKGWNDTEKAIALSMVAFAAFSVSDALRKYTSVDYPVVAILFWQAVFGLIILAAVIPYFGGRGALFTRRNLEWHLLRGLLMAVNTSMSLTALSMVPIMDAYTIFFLTPFITTVLSMFFFKEQVGRYRMAAILCGFLGGVVAFRPGFEEIHPAYGLALACCFTFGLANLVARRIGGSGNALPFAFWPFILVLIGTYLWMGGAVPFYDQRFMGLCLVIGFCYGLAVICVATSYILAPTSVVAPYQYVQMLFGLLLGYLLFGHLPDAFKIAGGLIITASGMFLFWRERRRKGI from the coding sequence ATGTTCAAGGGATGGAACGATACGGAAAAGGCCATTGCCTTGTCGATGGTGGCGTTTGCGGCGTTTTCGGTCAGCGATGCGCTGCGGAAATATACGTCCGTCGATTATCCGGTGGTGGCGATCCTGTTCTGGCAGGCGGTGTTCGGGCTGATTATTCTTGCCGCCGTGATTCCGTATTTCGGGGGGCGGGGGGCGCTGTTTACCCGGCGGAACCTTGAATGGCATTTGCTGCGCGGGCTGCTGATGGCGGTGAATACCAGTATGTCGCTGACGGCGCTTTCGATGGTGCCGATCATGGATGCGTATACGATTTTCTTTCTGACGCCGTTTATCACCACTGTTCTTTCGATGTTTTTCTTCAAGGAGCAGGTGGGGCGGTATCGCATGGCGGCGATTTTATGCGGGTTTCTGGGCGGGGTGGTGGCGTTCCGGCCCGGGTTCGAGGAGATTCACCCGGCCTATGGGCTGGCGCTGGCGTGCTGTTTCACGTTCGGGCTGGCGAACCTTGTGGCGCGGCGGATCGGGGGGAGCGGCAACGCGCTGCCCTTCGCGTTCTGGCCGTTTATTCTTGTGCTGATCGGGACGTATCTCTGGATGGGCGGGGCGGTGCCGTTTTACGATCAGCGGTTCATGGGGCTGTGTCTTGTGATCGGGTTTTGTTACGGGCTGGCGGTGATCTGCGTGGCGACCAGTTATATCCTTGCGCCGACGTCGGTCGTCGCGCCGTATCAGTATGTGCAGATGTTGTTCGGGCTGTTGCTCGGGTATCTCTTGTTCGGGCATCTGCCGGATGCGTTCAAGATCGCGGGCGGGCTGATTATCACCGCGTCGGGCATGTTCCTGTTCTGGCGGGAGCGGAGAAGGAAGGGGATTTAG
- the miaA gene encoding tRNA (adenosine(37)-N6)-dimethylallyltransferase MiaA: MTQKNEKDGHAIRIIAGPTASGKSARAIEIAQQENGVIINCDSMQIFDGLPILTAQPPPADREKAEHKLYSALHPNDPCSAGEWRRRADPVIRETLTQGKTPIIVGGTGLYIKALTEGLSPIPPVPDDIRAAAVAKQKLLGNPAFHTELEKRDPVMAARFHPSHTARLIRAWEVLDATGKSLAEWQKEDRLAPPDDWNFEIELIIPDRPVQHQRCNDRLLWMIDNGVLEEIEEFAKRVDSGEIRSDTPLLKALGYQQLLAYINGERSKEDAIAQAQAKTRQYAKQQVTWFRHQL; encoded by the coding sequence ATGACGCAGAAAAACGAAAAGGACGGCCACGCCATCCGCATCATCGCCGGCCCGACCGCGAGCGGCAAATCCGCACGGGCGATAGAAATCGCGCAGCAAGAGAACGGCGTCATCATCAACTGCGATTCCATGCAAATCTTCGACGGCCTGCCGATCCTCACCGCTCAGCCCCCGCCCGCAGACCGCGAAAAGGCCGAACATAAACTCTACAGCGCCCTCCACCCGAACGACCCCTGCTCCGCCGGAGAGTGGCGCCGGAGAGCAGACCCCGTCATCCGCGAAACCCTGACGCAGGGCAAAACCCCGATCATCGTCGGCGGAACGGGCCTCTATATCAAGGCGCTGACCGAGGGGCTTTCTCCCATCCCCCCCGTGCCGGACGATATCCGCGCCGCCGCCGTGGCCAAACAAAAGCTCCTCGGCAACCCCGCCTTCCACACGGAACTCGAAAAACGCGACCCCGTCATGGCCGCCCGCTTCCACCCCTCCCACACCGCAAGACTCATCAGAGCGTGGGAGGTATTGGACGCCACCGGAAAATCGCTGGCCGAATGGCAGAAGGAAGATAGGCTCGCCCCGCCCGACGACTGGAATTTTGAAATCGAACTCATCATCCCCGATCGCCCCGTGCAGCATCAACGCTGCAACGACCGCCTCCTCTGGATGATCGACAATGGCGTGCTGGAGGAAATCGAGGAATTTGCAAAACGGGTGGACAGCGGCGAAATCCGCTCCGATACCCCCCTGCTCAAGGCGCTGGGTTACCAACAGCTTCTGGCCTATATCAACGGCGAACGCTCAAAGGAAGACGCCATCGCTCAGGCTCAGGCCAAAACCCGCCAATACGCCAAGCAGCAGGTCACATGGTTTAGGCATCAGCTTTGA
- a CDS encoding DUF4349 domain-containing protein, which produces MRYFSLIFCSFALLLLCSCSEESDSSQLPVPSGRGQALPGMSEASPGYNGDSRQKTEGRHIEESHTFSIDALPESLKSIYESDYKKCLEIGCEITNSTYTDRSRAELNALVPPEKLAEFLSSVEQGSGKILTHTVNTVDRSLEYIDVEAEFKSQEALEARLTRLLESDKTKTVDDIIKIESELRRVKQSLDSARDKLKFLQKITQMVSVRIFYQVSQENLDIDYDVLTQSFNRSSAKFINSAADVISFVAEILPWLPVYFIGLWAFVKMLRISLGKGFFSSFRSKKGKISPENVKAVDLSPGVKADAGTL; this is translated from the coding sequence ATGAGGTATTTTTCTCTGATTTTCTGTTCTTTTGCCCTCTTGTTGCTTTGCTCCTGTAGTGAAGAATCTGATAGCAGCCAGCTTCCCGTTCCTTCAGGCAGGGGACAGGCGTTGCCAGGGATGTCAGAAGCATCGCCGGGTTATAATGGTGATAGCCGTCAGAAGACGGAGGGGCGGCATATTGAAGAAAGCCATACTTTTAGTATCGACGCCTTACCTGAAAGTCTTAAGAGTATCTATGAAAGTGATTACAAAAAGTGTCTGGAGATAGGATGCGAGATTACAAATTCGACTTATACGGACCGGAGCAGGGCTGAACTCAATGCACTTGTTCCTCCCGAAAAGTTAGCTGAATTTCTTTCCTCGGTTGAGCAGGGTTCAGGAAAGATTCTTACTCATACGGTTAATACGGTTGATCGGTCTCTCGAATATATTGATGTTGAAGCTGAATTTAAAAGCCAAGAGGCTTTAGAGGCTCGTTTAACGCGGCTGCTTGAAAGCGATAAAACCAAAACGGTCGATGATATTATCAAAATCGAGTCGGAACTCAGGCGCGTCAAACAGTCTCTTGATAGTGCGAGGGATAAACTCAAATTTCTTCAGAAAATCACCCAGATGGTCTCTGTCAGAATCTTTTATCAAGTTTCGCAAGAAAATCTCGATATTGATTACGATGTGCTTACACAAAGCTTCAATCGTTCATCTGCAAAATTTATTAACAGTGCTGCTGATGTCATATCTTTTGTCGCCGAGATTTTGCCATGGCTTCCCGTCTATTTTATCGGTTTGTGGGCTTTTGTGAAAATGTTGCGGATTTCGTTGGGGAAAGGCTTTTTCTCGTCGTTCAGATCAAAGAAAGGGAAGATCAGTCCCGAGAACGTCAAGGCGGTTGATTTGTCGCCGGGCGTTAAAGCTGATGCCGGAACCCTGTGA